A region of Ferruginibacter albus DNA encodes the following proteins:
- a CDS encoding 4-alpha-glucanotransferase: protein MIIHFHIRFYTKLGESLFVLGNSNALGNENIVKAVPMNYLNHNFWHARIELSEKDMQEGEFRYKYIFREDNGNQIIEWESDRVIDINAYKANEIVLYDTWNDAGAVDNVFYSKPFANVFFQSQPEKQKQAKKYTHEFKVKAAVLQKDEVVCMVGGNEPLCDWDTKTPVLLSQDGNWWKTTIDFSGQSFPVTYKYGVYNVKDKKFVRYETGNNRSLTDHISKNRLTVVHDGFVRMPLDVWKGAGTAVPVFSLRSRNSFGTGEFTDIKLLVDWAKTCGLKMIQLLPINDTTATHTWKDSYPYAAISAFALHPLYLNLKKVAGEENLPSLTALKKKQEELNALPVVDYEAVLKIKLEIIKELYQLHKDDFKNDKNYFQFFDLNRYWLVPYAAFCYLRDKYGTADVSLWQAHAKYDEDAIEKLVDISQPHYDEIALHYFTQYHLNLQLKEATAYAHRNGIIVKGDLPIGIARKSADAWVNPDLYSMDKQAGAPPDDFAIKGQNWGFPTYNWKKMQQDDYAWWRQRFEQMGNYFDAFRIDHILGFFRIWAIPLDAVEGILGRFVPAIPVHVDELYGRGISFSPSRYCEPFIDDFTLDKIFNVHANYVREHFLDRNGGSYKLKPHFNTQRKVERYFCDQPKDEFHHFIKYGLFDVISNIILIEEEGSDMQQFHFRINMDSVTSFQQLDWHSKEELKKLYVDYFYYRQDNLWMKEAMQKLPALKRNTDMLVFGEDLGMVPNCVPDVMKRLGLLSLEIQRMPKDPKTQFFHPNNAPYMSLVTPATHDMSTVRGWWEEDKNTTQLFYNNILGHYGKAPQFCDASICKEILQQHLYSPAMWCVFQLQDFLGISEKLRRENPNDERINNPANPEHYWRYRMHLTLEDLLQQKDFNEELKGLVAASGRGN from the coding sequence ATGATAATACATTTTCATATCCGTTTTTATACCAAATTGGGCGAGTCCCTCTTTGTTTTGGGCAACAGCAATGCCTTGGGAAATGAAAATATTGTAAAAGCTGTGCCGATGAATTATCTAAACCATAATTTCTGGCATGCAAGAATTGAACTGAGCGAAAAGGATATGCAGGAAGGGGAGTTTCGGTACAAATATATTTTCAGGGAAGATAACGGTAATCAAATAATAGAGTGGGAGAGTGATCGGGTGATTGATATTAATGCATACAAAGCAAATGAAATTGTTTTGTACGATACATGGAATGATGCCGGTGCTGTCGACAATGTTTTTTATTCAAAGCCTTTTGCCAATGTGTTTTTTCAATCGCAACCGGAAAAACAAAAGCAGGCTAAAAAATATACGCATGAGTTTAAAGTAAAGGCGGCTGTTTTGCAAAAAGATGAAGTGGTTTGCATGGTAGGCGGCAATGAGCCTTTGTGTGATTGGGATACAAAAACGCCTGTTTTATTATCTCAAGATGGAAACTGGTGGAAAACGACTATTGATTTTTCAGGACAAAGTTTTCCGGTAACCTATAAGTACGGAGTTTATAATGTAAAAGATAAAAAGTTTGTCCGGTATGAAACTGGCAACAATCGTTCGCTAACAGATCATATCAGTAAAAACCGATTGACGGTGGTTCATGATGGGTTTGTACGGATGCCGCTGGATGTTTGGAAAGGAGCCGGCACGGCAGTTCCGGTGTTTAGCTTACGTTCAAGGAACAGTTTTGGTACAGGAGAATTTACAGATATAAAATTATTGGTGGATTGGGCAAAGACTTGCGGATTAAAGATGATCCAGCTCTTACCAATTAACGACACAACGGCAACGCATACATGGAAAGATTCTTATCCGTATGCTGCTATTTCTGCATTTGCATTACATCCTTTATATCTTAATTTAAAAAAAGTAGCAGGTGAGGAAAATCTGCCTTCATTAACAGCGTTAAAGAAAAAGCAAGAAGAGCTGAATGCCTTGCCGGTAGTGGATTATGAAGCAGTGCTGAAGATCAAGCTGGAGATCATTAAAGAATTATACCAATTACATAAAGACGATTTTAAGAACGATAAAAACTATTTTCAATTCTTTGATCTGAATCGTTATTGGTTAGTGCCATATGCAGCTTTTTGTTACCTGCGTGATAAATACGGAACAGCGGATGTCTCTTTATGGCAAGCACATGCTAAATACGATGAAGATGCGATAGAGAAATTAGTAGATATTTCGCAACCGCATTACGATGAAATTGCGCTGCATTATTTCACACAATATCATTTGAATTTGCAGCTGAAAGAAGCTACGGCTTATGCACATAGAAATGGCATTATCGTAAAAGGAGATCTGCCGATTGGCATTGCCCGCAAAAGCGCTGATGCGTGGGTTAATCCTGACTTGTATTCTATGGATAAGCAAGCAGGTGCTCCACCGGATGATTTTGCTATTAAAGGACAGAACTGGGGGTTTCCTACCTATAACTGGAAAAAAATGCAACAGGATGATTATGCCTGGTGGCGCCAGCGTTTTGAGCAGATGGGAAATTATTTTGATGCATTTCGTATTGATCATATTCTCGGTTTCTTTCGTATTTGGGCAATTCCTTTAGATGCTGTGGAAGGAATTTTAGGACGTTTTGTTCCGGCTATCCCGGTGCATGTAGATGAATTGTATGGAAGAGGGATTTCGTTTAGCCCAAGCCGTTACTGCGAACCTTTTATTGATGATTTTACGTTGGACAAAATATTTAATGTACATGCCAATTATGTACGGGAACATTTCCTGGATAGAAACGGAGGTTCTTATAAATTAAAACCTCATTTTAATACACAACGTAAAGTAGAGAGATATTTCTGTGACCAACCAAAAGATGAGTTTCATCATTTTATTAAATATGGTTTGTTTGATGTGATCAGCAATATCATTTTAATAGAAGAAGAAGGCTCTGATATGCAGCAGTTTCACTTCCGTATCAATATGGACAGTGTGACCTCATTTCAACAACTGGATTGGCATTCAAAAGAAGAATTGAAAAAATTATACGTTGATTATTTCTATTATCGCCAGGATAATTTGTGGATGAAGGAAGCGATGCAAAAGCTGCCGGCATTAAAGCGCAATACAGATATGCTGGTGTTTGGCGAGGATTTGGGAATGGTTCCAAATTGCGTTCCGGATGTAATGAAACGATTGGGATTATTAAGCCTGGAAATTCAGCGTATGCCCAAAGACCCAAAGACACAATTCTTCCATCCAAACAATGCTCCGTATATGAGCCTGGTTACTCCTGCTACGCATGATATGAGTACGGTACGTGGCTGGTGGGAAGAAGACAAGAACACCACGCAATTATTCTATAATAATATTTTAGGGCATTATGGCAAAGCACCTCAATTCTGCGATGCCTCTATTTGTAAAGAAATATTACAGCAACATTTATATTCTCCTGCTATGTGGTGCGTATTTCAGCTGCAGGATTTTTTGGGTATCAGTGAAAAGCTGAGAAGAGAAAACCCGAATGATGAAAGAATTAATAATCCGGCAAATCCAGAGCATTACTGGAGATATCGCATGCATCTTACTTTAGAAGATTTGTTACAGCAAAAGGATTTTAATGAGGAGTTGAAAGGGTTGGTAGCAGCAAGTGGAAGAGGCAATTGA
- the tpiA gene encoding triose-phosphate isomerase: MRKQIAAANWKMNLTLQQGEQLIDELFKTSYSLNENRQVVFGTPFPYLTAINAKIAGKANVSVAAQNCSDKKSGAYTGETSVEMLKSIAIPYVILGHSERREYFNESNVQLAQKVDICFEYGLKPIFCCGESLSIREAGTQNSFVEEQLKESLFHLTTEQITGFVIAYEPIWAIGTGKTATSEQAQEMHAHIRKVLAAKYGNGVADTISILYGGSVKAANAKEIFGQPDVDGGLVGGASLIPAEFTVIINSLK; encoded by the coding sequence ATGAGAAAACAAATAGCAGCAGCTAACTGGAAAATGAATTTGACCCTTCAACAGGGAGAGCAACTGATCGATGAATTATTTAAAACATCTTATTCTTTAAACGAAAATCGCCAGGTAGTTTTTGGAACCCCATTTCCATATTTAACTGCCATTAATGCAAAGATTGCGGGCAAAGCAAATGTATCTGTAGCCGCACAAAATTGCTCTGATAAAAAATCAGGTGCTTATACCGGCGAAACAAGTGTAGAAATGCTGAAAAGTATTGCTATTCCTTACGTGATATTAGGACATAGTGAACGCAGAGAATATTTTAATGAAAGCAATGTTCAACTGGCTCAAAAAGTAGATATATGTTTTGAATATGGATTGAAGCCGATCTTTTGCTGCGGCGAATCATTATCTATTCGTGAAGCAGGTACGCAAAACAGTTTTGTAGAAGAGCAATTAAAAGAAAGCTTGTTTCATTTAACTACAGAACAAATTACCGGTTTTGTAATTGCTTATGAGCCTATTTGGGCAATTGGCACCGGCAAAACTGCTACCAGTGAACAAGCGCAGGAAATGCATGCTCACATACGTAAAGTATTGGCTGCCAAATACGGTAACGGTGTGGCAGACACTATTTCCATTTTATACGGGGGCAGTGTAAAAGCGGCTAATGCAAAAGAGATTTTCGGTCAGCCGGATGTTGATGGCGGCTTGGTAGGCGGCGCATCGCTGATCCCTGCTGAGTTTACAGTTATTATCAACAGTCTTAAATAA
- a CDS encoding putative sugar nucleotidyl transferase, with protein MSLSFSISKEISDNFYPFTQTRKAEDIRIGILTIKEKWQLLNANEEITSLRLPGITSNETKTIEKLTDIIHLNDWAICQDFALLTKNRTSQPVSSTNKIIAPENVFLEEAVKMEHCIINASNGPVYIGKNAEVMEGSVLRGPVSIGENAIVKMGTKIYASTTIGPHSMAGGEIKNSIIFGYSNKAHDGYLGDSVLGEWCNLGAGTSNSNIKNTAGDVKLWNHAIQAYESVGLKCGLIMGDYSRAAINTSFNTGTVVGVCCNIFNEGFPPKFIPDFTWGNERYELPKAMNDIDNWKKLKGKRITEEEKVLLEKIYKQPK; from the coding sequence ATGTCGCTTAGTTTCTCCATTTCAAAGGAAATCTCCGATAATTTCTATCCTTTCACTCAAACAAGAAAGGCAGAGGATATTCGCATAGGTATATTAACCATTAAAGAAAAATGGCAACTATTAAATGCCAATGAAGAAATAACATCTTTACGTCTTCCCGGCATTACATCCAATGAAACAAAAACAATAGAAAAACTAACAGATATCATTCATTTGAATGATTGGGCTATCTGCCAGGATTTTGCATTATTGACAAAGAACAGAACCTCTCAACCAGTTTCATCAACCAACAAAATAATTGCACCGGAAAATGTGTTTTTAGAAGAGGCAGTGAAGATGGAGCATTGTATCATTAATGCATCTAATGGTCCGGTTTATATTGGTAAGAATGCAGAAGTGATGGAAGGTTCGGTGTTGCGTGGACCTGTTTCAATCGGCGAAAATGCCATTGTAAAAATGGGGACTAAAATTTATGCATCCACAACTATTGGTCCTCATAGCATGGCAGGCGGCGAAATAAAAAATTCCATTATCTTCGGCTATAGTAATAAGGCGCACGACGGTTATTTAGGCGATAGCGTATTAGGAGAGTGGTGCAACCTGGGAGCAGGAACGTCCAACTCCAATATAAAAAATACAGCAGGCGATGTTAAGCTGTGGAATCACGCCATACAGGCGTACGAATCTGTCGGTTTAAAATGTGGATTGATAATGGGAGATTACAGTCGTGCAGCTATTAATACTTCCTTTAACACAGGCACCGTTGTTGGTGTTTGCTGTAATATTTTCAACGAAGGCTTTCCACCAAAATTTATTCCTGATTTTACCTGGGGCAATGAACGTTATGAATTGCCCAAAGCGATGAATGATATTGACAATTGGAAGAAATTAAAAGGCAAGCGCATCACGGAAGAAGAAAAAGTTTTATTAGAAAAAATATATAAACAACCAAAATGA
- a CDS encoding type B 50S ribosomal protein L31 produces MKKDLHPSSYRFVVFKDMSNGYQFLSRSTAPSKETVTFEDGKEYPVIKLEISNTSHPFYTGKNVLVDTAGRIDKFKKRYGKKS; encoded by the coding sequence ATGAAAAAAGATTTGCATCCATCAAGCTACCGTTTTGTAGTGTTTAAAGATATGAGTAACGGTTACCAGTTTTTGAGCCGTTCTACTGCTCCTTCTAAAGAAACAGTAACTTTTGAAGATGGTAAAGAATACCCTGTAATTAAACTGGAAATTTCAAACACATCTCACCCGTTCTATACCGGTAAGAATGTGTTGGTGGATACTGCAGGACGTATCGACAAATTCAAAAAACGTTACGGAAAGAAAAGCTAA
- a CDS encoding YajQ family cyclic di-GMP-binding protein, translating into MPSFDFSSKVDLQTLDNAINTVKKEITNRFDFKDSHVVIDLNKKDYKVNLEADSEMKLNQITDVMISRSMKQGLAAEIYDLSKEPFQSGKVVKKEVIVRNGIKQEDAKKIVKHIKDSGLKVQAAIMDDIVRVTAKKIDDLQDVIQASKSWGLGIALQTINMKS; encoded by the coding sequence ATGCCTTCTTTCGATTTTTCAAGTAAAGTTGATCTGCAAACATTGGATAACGCCATCAACACCGTAAAAAAAGAAATTACCAATCGTTTCGATTTTAAAGATTCGCATGTGGTGATCGATCTTAATAAAAAAGATTATAAAGTAAATCTGGAAGCTGACAGTGAAATGAAGCTGAATCAGATCACCGATGTAATGATCAGCAGGAGTATGAAGCAAGGATTGGCGGCAGAGATCTATGATCTAAGCAAAGAGCCGTTTCAAAGCGGCAAAGTAGTTAAAAAAGAAGTGATCGTTCGCAACGGTATCAAGCAGGAAGATGCCAAGAAAATAGTAAAGCATATAAAAGACAGCGGCTTAAAGGTACAGGCAGCCATTATGGACGATATTGTACGGGTAACAGCCAAAAAAATCGATGATTTGCAGGATGTGATTCAGGCATCAAAAAGCTGGGGACTAGGCATTGCCCTGCAGACGATCAATATGAAAAGCTAA
- a CDS encoding outer membrane beta-barrel family protein, producing MKYLLQLLTVMSFGLTSLAQTSGKISGIIRDGGDQKVINAASVSLLKSKDSSLIKKDSSLIKIVVADSAGNFVFENVQEGSYFVKATSIGHNIAYSNIITISNENPISDVGVLQLLPLNKDLKEVVVNSKKPLIERKADRTIINVDASVTNTGSTVLEVLEKSPGVTVDKDGNISLKGKQGVIVMIDGKPSYMSGQDLANFLKSMPSSNLDQIELMTNPSAKYDAAGNSGIINLKTKKTKAAGFNGSLNLAYGQGIYSRTNNSLLLNYRKNKFNLFTTISANARTTSQDLYITRHFKNPDGSTSAIFEQTSYIKHKNQNYNAKVGLDYYASKNTTFGIVLTGYTTPEQTPTINTNYLKGSTGITDSIVVAESNEDMKWKNGAVNLNFRHQFDSTGTELTADIDYLNYHSNRSQYFNNYTYLPDWTPKDTDMITGELPSNINIYSAKADYTHPFKSGLKLEAGVKSSYVETDNNASYFNIINDQKEIDYDKTNRFTYKENINAAYINFSKEIKKWSFQAGLRMENTNYNGHQFGNAQHPELDSSFQKSYVDVFPTLYAGYNASEKNQFTFSIGRRINRPNYEDLNPFLFFLDKYTYAIGNPFLRPSYANVVEVSHTYKQFLTTTLNYSHTSDIFTQVFRPGTLNEFSSVISQGNYASSDQASLSVTAQIPVTKWWTSILYTEGDFVNFKGTVDGDYLNVSAGTFLINVNNQFTFGKGWSAELSGFYRTRGIDAQVIVDPLGQIDMGVQKKLLKDKASIKLNLKDPFKLYVEHGGINFHNTDATFRQYGDFQSVTLGFVYRFGKPIKGVQKRKTGGADEEQNRVKKVD from the coding sequence ATGAAATATTTATTACAACTGCTAACTGTTATGAGTTTTGGCTTAACAAGCTTAGCACAGACATCCGGAAAGATAAGTGGTATTATTAGAGACGGTGGCGATCAAAAAGTAATCAACGCTGCATCTGTTTCTCTTCTTAAAAGCAAAGATTCTTCTTTAATAAAAAAAGATTCTTCTTTAATAAAAATTGTGGTAGCCGATAGTGCCGGCAATTTTGTTTTCGAAAATGTACAGGAAGGAAGCTACTTTGTTAAAGCAACTTCCATCGGGCATAATATTGCTTACAGTAATATTATTACTATTTCTAATGAAAATCCAATTTCAGATGTAGGTGTTTTACAACTTCTCCCTCTTAATAAAGACCTAAAGGAAGTGGTGGTAAATTCAAAAAAGCCATTGATCGAAAGAAAAGCTGACCGGACTATTATAAATGTAGATGCCTCGGTTACAAATACCGGCTCTACGGTTTTGGAGGTACTGGAAAAAAGCCCGGGTGTTACAGTTGACAAAGACGGTAACATCAGCCTTAAGGGAAAGCAAGGGGTAATTGTAATGATCGATGGGAAGCCTTCTTATATGAGCGGTCAGGACCTAGCGAACTTTTTAAAAAGCATGCCTTCTTCCAATCTTGATCAAATAGAATTAATGACCAATCCCTCTGCCAAATATGATGCAGCCGGTAATTCAGGTATCATCAATTTAAAAACAAAGAAGACCAAAGCAGCCGGTTTTAACGGCAGCCTGAATTTAGCTTATGGTCAGGGTATTTATTCCAGAACCAATAATAGTTTGCTGTTGAATTATCGTAAAAACAAATTCAACTTGTTTACCACCATTAGTGCCAATGCCCGCACTACCAGCCAGGATTTATATATAACAAGACATTTCAAAAATCCTGATGGAAGCACCAGCGCTATTTTTGAACAGACATCTTACATAAAACATAAGAACCAGAACTATAATGCGAAAGTTGGATTGGACTATTATGCATCTAAAAATACCACGTTCGGTATTGTACTGACAGGTTATACTACCCCGGAGCAAACACCTACCATCAATACCAATTACCTGAAAGGAAGTACAGGAATCACCGATTCAATTGTAGTAGCGGAAAGCAATGAAGATATGAAATGGAAGAACGGTGCAGTGAATCTTAATTTTCGTCACCAGTTTGACTCAACCGGTACTGAATTAACGGCTGATATTGATTATTTGAATTACCATTCAAACCGTAGCCAGTATTTTAATAATTACACTTATTTACCCGACTGGACACCGAAAGATACAGACATGATCACCGGCGAATTACCATCTAACATCAATATTTATTCTGCTAAAGCAGACTATACACACCCTTTTAAAAGCGGTTTAAAATTAGAAGCGGGGGTAAAATCCAGTTACGTAGAAACAGATAACAATGCCTCTTATTTTAATATCATCAATGATCAAAAAGAGATAGATTACGATAAAACGAACCGTTTTACTTATAAAGAGAACATCAATGCGGCTTATATTAACTTCAGTAAAGAGATCAAAAAATGGAGTTTCCAGGCAGGGCTTCGGATGGAGAATACCAATTATAACGGGCACCAGTTTGGCAATGCCCAACATCCTGAATTGGATAGCAGCTTTCAAAAAAGTTATGTAGATGTTTTCCCTACATTATATGCAGGCTATAATGCCAGCGAAAAGAACCAGTTCACCTTTTCAATAGGTCGCCGTATCAACCGTCCTAATTATGAAGATCTGAACCCTTTCTTATTCTTCCTGGATAAATACACCTATGCAATCGGTAATCCGTTTTTACGTCCTTCTTATGCTAATGTAGTAGAGGTGTCACATACCTACAAACAGTTTTTAACTACCACACTGAATTATTCGCATACCAGCGATATTTTCACGCAGGTGTTTCGTCCGGGCACGTTGAATGAATTTTCAAGTGTGATAAGCCAGGGGAATTATGCCAGTTCAGACCAGGCATCGCTTTCTGTAACAGCTCAAATACCGGTTACCAAATGGTGGACAAGCATTTTATATACTGAAGGAGATTTTGTGAATTTTAAAGGAACGGTGGACGGAGATTATTTGAATGTAAGTGCCGGTACTTTTTTGATCAATGTAAATAACCAGTTCACTTTTGGCAAAGGTTGGAGCGCAGAATTATCAGGCTTTTACAGAACAAGAGGAATTGACGCACAGGTTATAGTAGATCCTTTAGGTCAAATAGATATGGGAGTGCAGAAAAAATTATTAAAGGATAAAGCCAGTATAAAGCTTAATTTAAAAGATCCTTTTAAGTTGTATGTTGAACATGGCGGTATTAATTTCCATAATACGGATGCAACATTCAGGCAATATGGCGATTTTCAATCGGTAACATTAGGTTTTGTATATCGTTTTGGTAAACCGATAAAAGGTGTTCAAAAACGTAAAACCGGTGGTGCTGATGAGGAGCAGAACAGGGTTAAAAAAGTGGATTAA
- a CDS encoding prolipoprotein diacylglyceryl transferase — MYPNLYYVFKDWFGVNWKGLSFLNTFGLMVAIAFMAAAFVLSSELKRKEKQGLLLPKEESIIVGKPASIMDLFLNFIGGFLFAYKIVGLFFNKPEDVNAQEYIFSREGNLLAGLALGGVLAFLKWNEKNKQKLKEPQQRTVRIWPHDRIGDIIVLGLIFGILGAKLFDGLENWDEFVKDPIGIIFSPAGLTFYGGLIVAAIAIIWYARKNGITLIHLMDAVAPALILAYGIGRIGCQVAGDGDWGIYNSAYVTDPVTYKSVPSTQNEFKNQLVKYNTYFLNGSVLDSGAAIPVRVTDRVYENLDKVPHRSFKAPSFLPVWMVAYNYPNNVNKDGIKIYGCEEEHCRVLPTPVFPTPFYETIACVLLFLFLWAIRKSISTPGILFSIYLIVNGLERFVVEKIRVNYHYQKFGFHVSQAEIISFSLIIIGIIMFIYLKIKNKTPQLD; from the coding sequence ATGTATCCCAATTTATACTACGTATTTAAAGACTGGTTTGGCGTAAACTGGAAAGGACTTAGCTTTTTAAATACTTTCGGCTTAATGGTGGCAATTGCTTTTATGGCTGCTGCTTTTGTGTTGTCTTCTGAGCTAAAGAGAAAAGAGAAACAAGGCTTGTTATTGCCTAAGGAAGAATCGATTATAGTTGGAAAGCCAGCTTCTATAATGGACTTATTCTTAAATTTTATTGGCGGATTTTTATTTGCCTATAAGATAGTGGGCTTGTTTTTTAATAAGCCAGAGGATGTAAATGCGCAGGAATATATTTTTTCAAGAGAGGGGAATTTGTTAGCCGGACTGGCACTTGGAGGTGTCTTGGCTTTTCTAAAATGGAATGAAAAGAACAAGCAGAAATTAAAAGAGCCTCAACAGCGTACTGTTCGTATTTGGCCACACGACAGGATAGGGGATATTATTGTTCTAGGATTAATATTCGGAATATTAGGAGCAAAGTTGTTTGACGGATTGGAAAACTGGGATGAATTTGTAAAAGATCCTATCGGCATAATTTTCTCGCCAGCCGGACTTACCTTTTATGGCGGATTAATAGTAGCTGCGATTGCTATAATATGGTATGCCCGTAAAAACGGAATTACGCTTATTCATTTAATGGATGCTGTTGCACCTGCCTTGATATTAGCTTATGGTATTGGTCGCATCGGTTGCCAGGTTGCCGGTGATGGCGACTGGGGTATTTACAACAGTGCTTATGTCACCGATCCGGTTACGTATAAGTCTGTTCCTTCTACGCAAAATGAATTTAAAAATCAATTAGTTAAATACAATACTTACTTTTTAAATGGAAGTGTATTGGATTCCGGTGCTGCTATTCCTGTAAGGGTTACCGATCGTGTTTACGAGAACTTAGATAAAGTGCCTCATCGTTCTTTTAAGGCGCCTTCTTTTTTGCCTGTTTGGATGGTTGCCTATAATTATCCTAATAATGTAAACAAGGACGGAATTAAGATCTACGGTTGTGAAGAAGAGCATTGCAGGGTGCTTCCGACTCCTGTATTCCCCACGCCTTTTTATGAAACAATTGCCTGTGTATTACTGTTTCTGTTTCTTTGGGCAATTCGGAAAAGTATAAGTACGCCTGGTATTTTATTTTCTATTTATCTCATTGTAAATGGATTAGAGAGATTTGTTGTAGAAAAAATAAGAGTAAACTATCATTATCAAAAATTTGGATTTCACGTAAGTCAAGCAGAAATAATTTCTTTTTCATTGATTATCATTGGTATAATAATGTTTATCTACTTAAAAATAAAAAATAAAACCCCTCAACTAGATTAA
- a CDS encoding BrxA/BrxB family bacilliredoxin, translating to MYPAEIVIPMKEELTENGFSELLTPADVDKALAEKGTTLVVINSVCGCSAGTARPGAVLAIRNGAKKPDHLTTSFAGFDMAAVQKLREHLLPYPPSSPAIALFKDGKLVHFIERHNIEGRSAHMIAQNLVAAFDEYCN from the coding sequence ATGTATCCAGCAGAAATAGTGATTCCGATGAAAGAAGAGTTAACTGAAAATGGTTTTTCAGAATTATTAACTCCTGCCGATGTAGATAAAGCGCTTGCAGAAAAAGGCACTACCTTGGTTGTTATTAACTCCGTTTGCGGTTGTAGCGCAGGTACTGCTCGTCCGGGAGCTGTTTTAGCAATTCGTAATGGCGCTAAAAAGCCGGATCATTTAACTACCAGCTTTGCTGGTTTTGATATGGCGGCTGTTCAAAAATTAAGAGAGCATTTATTGCCTTATCCTCCATCATCTCCTGCAATAGCCTTGTTTAAAGATGGTAAATTGGTTCATTTTATCGAACGTCACAATATTGAAGGAAGAAGCGCCCACATGATCGCACAAAACCTGGTGGCTGCTTTTGACGAATATTGTAATTAA
- a CDS encoding Hsp20/alpha crystallin family protein, with protein MTLVKVNNPLSRTFDGFVNDFFNDLPGRQLHNGHFGFPPVNITEKENAYNLEVAAPGWQKENFNVKLDGNLLTISAEKKEETKDETAKVIRKEFKSKSFKRSFTVDENINAENISAKYENGVLQVELPKKEVVKPSAKEISIQ; from the coding sequence ATGACACTCGTGAAAGTAAACAACCCGCTTAGCAGAACATTTGATGGTTTTGTAAATGATTTCTTTAATGACTTACCCGGCAGACAATTACATAATGGACATTTTGGTTTCCCCCCGGTGAACATTACTGAAAAAGAAAACGCTTATAATTTGGAAGTAGCAGCACCAGGTTGGCAAAAAGAAAACTTTAATGTGAAACTGGATGGTAATTTGTTAACCATCAGCGCAGAAAAGAAAGAAGAAACTAAAGATGAAACTGCTAAAGTGATTCGTAAAGAATTTAAAAGCAAATCGTTCAAACGCAGCTTTACTGTTGATGAAAACATTAATGCTGAAAACATAAGCGCTAAATATGAAAACGGTGTTTTACAGGTAGAGCTTCCTAAAAAAGAAGTAGTAAAACCAAGCGCTAAAGAAATTTCAATTCAATAA